From Vibrio artabrorum, a single genomic window includes:
- the prpC gene encoding bifunctional 2-methylcitrate synthase/citrate synthase, whose product MSVSLSDKAAVEKASTENQQPSEKPASAPAIGGAGLRGQSAGTTALCTVGKSGTGLTYRGYDITDLANHAQFEEVAHLLLRGHLPNEKELDDYKTLLIGLRGLPQPLKAALELIPADAHPMDVMRTGCSMLGNLDQESDFSEQLSATERMLALFPAIICYWYRFSHDGVRIDTEDQSEACLGGYFLKMLTDKTPSELHKKVMHCSLTLYAEHEFNASTFAARVCASTLSDIHSCVTAAIGTLRGPLHGGANEAAMEMIQDWQTADEAETNIMQMLANKDKIMGFGHAIYRESDPRNALIKRWSKELAQEVGDKQFYAVSERVEAVMKREKGLFCNADFFHASAYHFMDIPTKLFTPIFVMSRLTGWAAHVFEQRENNRIIRPSADYTGPEHQDWLPIHLR is encoded by the coding sequence ATGTCTGTATCTTTGAGTGATAAAGCCGCTGTCGAAAAGGCTTCAACAGAAAACCAACAACCAAGTGAAAAACCAGCTAGCGCACCTGCAATCGGTGGTGCTGGTCTACGTGGCCAGAGTGCGGGAACCACGGCGCTATGTACGGTCGGAAAATCAGGAACCGGTTTAACCTACCGTGGTTATGATATTACCGATCTTGCTAATCATGCTCAGTTCGAAGAAGTGGCCCACCTGCTACTAAGAGGTCATTTACCCAATGAAAAAGAGCTAGACGATTACAAAACATTGTTGATTGGTCTGCGCGGCTTACCTCAACCTTTGAAAGCTGCACTAGAGCTTATCCCTGCAGACGCTCATCCAATGGATGTGATGAGAACGGGCTGTTCAATGCTAGGTAATCTAGATCAAGAGTCTGATTTTTCTGAGCAACTGTCCGCGACCGAACGAATGCTCGCACTTTTCCCTGCGATTATTTGTTACTGGTATCGCTTTAGCCATGATGGCGTGCGCATTGACACTGAAGATCAAAGCGAAGCGTGTCTGGGTGGCTACTTCTTGAAAATGCTAACAGACAAAACTCCAAGTGAACTTCATAAGAAGGTGATGCACTGCTCGCTCACCCTATACGCGGAACATGAGTTTAATGCTTCAACCTTTGCCGCTCGTGTGTGTGCATCAACACTGTCGGATATCCACTCTTGTGTCACCGCAGCGATTGGTACGTTGAGAGGTCCTTTACATGGTGGTGCGAATGAAGCGGCGATGGAAATGATCCAAGATTGGCAAACCGCTGATGAAGCAGAAACGAACATCATGCAGATGCTTGCTAACAAAGACAAAATCATGGGCTTCGGTCATGCCATTTATCGTGAAAGCGACCCACGAAATGCGCTCATCAAGCGTTGGTCAAAAGAGCTAGCTCAAGAGGTGGGAGATAAGCAGTTTTACGCCGTTTCTGAGCGTGTTGAAGCGGTAATGAAGCGCGAGAAGGGACTGTTTTGTAACGCAGATTTTTTCCACGCGTCGGCTTACCACTTCATGGACATTCCAACCAAGTTGTTTACTCCGATCTTCGTGATGAGCCGCCTGACGGGGTGGGCTGCACACGTGTTTGAGCAAAGAGAAAACAATCGAATTATTCGTCCAAGTGCAGACTACACCGGGCCAGAGCATCAAGACTGGCTACCAATCCATTTACGTTAG
- the acnD gene encoding Fe/S-dependent 2-methylisocitrate dehydratase AcnD produces MSDVKLERNQDLDENKYRKVLPGTGLEYFDTREAIETISPGSYKTLPYTSRVLAEQLIRNCDPVTLGRSLKQIIERKSDLDFPWYPARVVCHDILGQTALVDLAGLRDAIADQGGDPAKVNPVVETQLIVDHSLAVEHAGFENQAFDKNRAIEERRNEDRFHFIEWCKTAFKNVSVIPAGNGIMHQINLEKMSPVIQSKEGIAFPDTCVGTDSHTPHVDALGVIAIGVGGLEAETVMLGRPSMMRLPDIVGVKLTGQRQEGITATDIVLAITEFLRNQRVISSYLEFFGEGARALTIGDRATISNMTPEYGATAGMFYIDEQTIQYLKLTGREPEQVELVERYAKQTGLWADALDSAQYERVLEFDLSKVERNLAGPSNPHRRLPTRELAEQGISQTSWKEQHAKQYSDDQMPDGAVIIAAITSCTNTSNPRNVVAAALVAKKANQLGLVRKPWVKTSFAPGSKVAKLYLESAGLLPELEQLGFGIVGYACTTCNGMSGALDPKIQQEIIDRDLYSTAVLSGNRNFDGRIHPYAKQAFLASPPLVVAYALAGTIRFDIEKDSLGTDINGKPIYLSDLWPSDAEIDAVVGEHVKPQQFQQIYLKMFQPDEDQVTTAPLYDWRPQSTYIRRPPYWEGALAGERSLSGMRPLAILGDNITTDHLSPSNAILASSAAGEYLTKMQVPEEDFNSYATHRGDHLTAQRATFANPKLFNEMVKDAGEVVQGSLARVEPEGQVTRMWEAIETYMNRKQPLIVVAGADYGQGSSRDWAAKGVRLAGVEVIVAEGFERIHRTNLVGMGVLPLQFKVGTNRNTLELDGTELYDVYGDIEAGSDLALVITRKNGEKLDVPVTCRLDTADEVNVYSAGGVLQRFAKDFLAN; encoded by the coding sequence ATGTCTGATGTAAAACTTGAAAGAAACCAAGATCTTGATGAAAACAAGTATCGAAAGGTTCTACCGGGAACGGGTTTAGAATATTTCGATACTCGTGAAGCGATAGAAACGATATCCCCGGGCAGTTATAAAACCTTGCCTTATACGTCACGAGTATTGGCAGAGCAATTGATAAGAAACTGTGACCCTGTAACTCTAGGTCGCAGCTTAAAACAGATCATTGAACGAAAGAGTGACTTAGATTTTCCTTGGTATCCTGCGCGCGTGGTGTGTCATGACATTCTTGGCCAAACAGCTCTAGTAGATTTGGCGGGATTAAGAGACGCGATTGCCGACCAAGGCGGCGACCCTGCCAAGGTTAACCCAGTGGTCGAAACCCAACTGATTGTTGACCATTCGCTGGCAGTGGAACATGCGGGTTTTGAGAACCAAGCGTTTGATAAAAACCGCGCGATTGAAGAGCGTAGAAACGAAGACCGTTTTCATTTTATTGAATGGTGTAAAACCGCGTTTAAAAACGTGAGTGTGATCCCTGCTGGTAACGGGATCATGCACCAGATTAACTTGGAGAAAATGTCTCCGGTGATTCAATCCAAAGAAGGCATCGCGTTTCCTGATACTTGTGTCGGCACAGACAGCCATACACCGCACGTTGATGCTCTGGGCGTTATTGCGATTGGTGTGGGCGGCTTGGAAGCAGAAACTGTGATGCTCGGTCGTCCGTCAATGATGCGTTTGCCTGATATTGTCGGCGTTAAACTGACGGGTCAACGACAAGAAGGGATAACCGCAACGGATATTGTGCTGGCGATTACTGAGTTTCTTCGTAATCAGAGAGTGATCTCAAGCTATTTGGAATTCTTCGGTGAGGGGGCTCGTGCGCTGACCATTGGTGACCGCGCAACCATCTCCAACATGACGCCGGAATACGGTGCGACTGCGGGTATGTTCTACATCGATGAGCAGACTATTCAATATCTCAAGCTTACAGGGCGAGAGCCAGAACAGGTTGAATTAGTTGAACGCTACGCTAAGCAAACTGGGCTATGGGCTGACGCTCTCGATTCTGCTCAATATGAGCGTGTACTTGAGTTTGATTTGTCGAAGGTTGAGCGTAATCTTGCAGGGCCATCCAATCCCCATCGTCGTTTGCCAACCAGAGAGCTGGCTGAACAAGGTATCAGTCAAACATCTTGGAAAGAGCAGCATGCTAAACAGTACAGCGATGATCAGATGCCTGATGGTGCCGTAATCATCGCAGCGATTACCTCTTGTACTAACACCAGTAATCCAAGAAATGTGGTCGCCGCGGCATTGGTGGCTAAGAAAGCCAATCAACTTGGATTAGTTCGTAAGCCGTGGGTGAAAACATCATTTGCGCCGGGTTCTAAAGTTGCCAAGCTCTATCTCGAGTCGGCAGGTTTGCTTCCTGAACTTGAACAATTAGGCTTCGGTATCGTCGGCTATGCATGTACTACCTGCAACGGAATGAGCGGGGCTTTGGATCCGAAAATCCAACAAGAGATCATCGACCGCGACCTCTATTCAACCGCTGTGTTATCGGGGAATCGAAACTTTGATGGTCGAATCCATCCCTATGCCAAACAAGCGTTTTTAGCCTCACCGCCATTGGTGGTTGCTTATGCTTTAGCGGGTACGATTCGCTTTGATATCGAGAAAGACAGCTTAGGCACTGACATCAACGGCAAGCCAATCTACTTAAGTGATTTATGGCCGAGTGATGCCGAGATCGATGCGGTTGTCGGTGAACATGTTAAGCCTCAGCAATTCCAACAAATCTACCTAAAAATGTTCCAGCCGGACGAGGATCAGGTAACGACAGCACCGCTTTATGACTGGCGACCTCAAAGTACCTATATTCGTAGACCACCTTATTGGGAAGGGGCTTTGGCGGGAGAACGAAGCCTATCTGGTATGAGACCTTTGGCTATTCTGGGGGACAACATCACGACCGATCACTTGTCTCCATCAAATGCGATTCTCGCTTCGAGCGCGGCGGGGGAATACCTTACCAAAATGCAAGTGCCGGAAGAGGACTTTAACTCTTACGCGACCCATCGAGGTGATCACTTAACCGCGCAACGAGCAACATTCGCCAACCCTAAGCTGTTTAACGAAATGGTGAAGGACGCTGGAGAAGTCGTGCAAGGTTCATTGGCACGAGTTGAGCCAGAAGGACAGGTTACGCGAATGTGGGAAGCGATAGAAACCTATATGAATCGCAAGCAACCCTTGATTGTCGTTGCTGGCGCGGATTACGGACAAGGCTCATCACGTGACTGGGCAGCCAAAGGGGTGCGTTTAGCGGGTGTTGAAGTGATTGTGGCTGAAGGGTTTGAACGAATCCACAGAACCAACTTGGTTGGCATGGGCGTATTGCCTCTGCAATTCAAAGTAGGAACCAATCGCAATACCTTAGAGTTGGATGGCACCGAGCTTTACGACGTGTACGGCGACATTGAAGCGGGTTCTGATTTGGCTTTAGTGATTACTCGCAAAAACGGTGAAAAGCTTGATGTTCCCGTGACCTGTCGACTAGACACCGCGGACGAAGTGAATGTGTACAGCGCTGGTGGTGTGTTGCAACGTTTCGCCAAAGACTTTCTTGCAAATTAG